The following proteins are encoded in a genomic region of Paenibacillus sp. FSL H3-0469:
- a CDS encoding GNAT family N-acetyltransferase produces MQDISTDRLIIRNFREADAPGMLEYLANPRVNCFLSERLSTLEEAIADASKRSQDDSHLAVTLKETGAIIGDLFCMKEEPDTYSVGWHFNPAYEGVGYASESARALLRYLFLEQEARRIYAYVEDDNSRSQKLCEKLGMRREGCFLEFISFTTNEDGTPKYENTQQFAILKREWLGLGQV; encoded by the coding sequence ATGCAAGACATCAGTACTGACCGATTAATCATCAGAAACTTCCGGGAGGCAGATGCACCGGGGATGCTGGAGTACCTAGCGAATCCGCGGGTAAACTGCTTCCTTAGCGAACGCCTCTCCACGTTAGAAGAAGCCATCGCGGACGCCAGCAAACGGAGTCAGGACGACTCCCATCTGGCCGTCACGCTGAAGGAGACCGGGGCGATTATTGGCGATCTGTTCTGCATGAAAGAGGAGCCTGATACCTACAGCGTAGGGTGGCACTTCAATCCGGCCTACGAAGGCGTCGGCTATGCCAGTGAAAGCGCCCGTGCGCTGCTGCGCTACCTTTTCCTGGAGCAGGAAGCCAGACGCATCTATGCCTATGTCGAGGACGACAACTCCAGATCGCAGAAGCTCTGCGAGAAGCTGGGCATGCGCAGGGAGGGCTGCTTCCTCGAATTCATCTCCTTCACCACGAACGAAGACGGAACGCCGAAGTATGAGAATACCCAGCAATTCGCTATATTGAAGCGGGAATGGCTGGGGTTGGGGCAGGTGTAG
- a CDS encoding aminoacetone oxidase family FAD-binding enzyme — protein MYENQTSTHHKLFIIGAGAAGLMAAVTASDMGIDTAILESNDRIGKKILTTGDGRCNITNESTVTAEDEAAALSRKYHSNQSGFPLAVVQQYGVSQTIDFFSFLGLPLTRLKGGLMYPMSLQAAAVLDIFQLALEDRNVPVYLKNKVVDVTVSADHPRFTIKCQTETEEEVVYTSDYLLLSTGGNTGPNAGKEPPGYTLAEHLGHTLIEPFPAIVQLKLQYPNMRALSSIKSQGQAHIIVKGKVIGSEQGELAFTDYGITGPPILQLSRKAAYHLARGEQVKLSVDLMPGRTEEEVVEFLERLWETFGHRTVADSLVGIFNKKLVTVLLKETGLDQQPQLLCQNLPARIKENFYRLLKRWEFKVTDTNGFTNAQVTAGGIDTSELTRGTLESKRVPGLYLAGEVMDVDGDFGGYNLQWAWSSGYVAAMAIAKSIQ, from the coding sequence ATGTATGAGAATCAGACTTCTACGCACCACAAGCTCTTTATTATCGGCGCAGGTGCAGCCGGACTAATGGCCGCTGTTACTGCGAGTGATATGGGGATCGATACTGCCATTCTGGAGAGTAACGACCGGATTGGCAAGAAGATCTTAACGACAGGCGATGGCCGCTGCAACATTACGAATGAATCCACTGTGACAGCTGAGGATGAAGCAGCCGCTTTATCGCGCAAGTATCACAGTAATCAATCCGGATTTCCGCTTGCGGTAGTGCAGCAATACGGCGTCAGCCAGACGATTGATTTTTTCTCCTTTCTTGGGCTTCCGCTTACAAGACTGAAGGGGGGCTTGATGTATCCGATGTCGCTGCAGGCAGCGGCGGTACTGGATATTTTCCAGCTGGCGCTAGAGGATCGGAATGTTCCCGTATACCTTAAGAATAAAGTGGTGGATGTTACTGTCTCGGCGGACCATCCGCGCTTCACGATAAAATGCCAAACGGAGACAGAGGAAGAGGTTGTTTATACCAGCGACTATCTGCTTCTGTCTACGGGTGGCAACACTGGTCCCAATGCAGGAAAAGAACCTCCCGGTTATACCCTTGCCGAACATCTGGGGCACACCCTGATTGAGCCTTTTCCGGCCATTGTGCAATTGAAGCTGCAATATCCGAATATGAGGGCTCTGTCCAGTATCAAATCTCAGGGACAAGCTCATATCATTGTAAAGGGTAAAGTCATCGGCAGTGAACAGGGTGAGCTGGCCTTCACAGACTATGGAATTACCGGTCCGCCCATTCTCCAGCTAAGCAGGAAGGCTGCGTATCATCTGGCAAGAGGAGAACAGGTGAAATTATCGGTGGATCTGATGCCGGGCCGCACAGAGGAAGAGGTAGTAGAGTTCCTTGAACGGCTCTGGGAGACCTTTGGGCACCGGACCGTGGCGGATTCCCTCGTGGGTATCTTCAACAAGAAGCTTGTTACTGTCCTGCTTAAGGAGACGGGCTTAGATCAACAGCCACAGCTTCTTTGCCAGAACCTTCCGGCGAGAATTAAAGAGAATTTTTATCGGCTCTTGAAGCGTTGGGAATTCAAAGTGACGGATACCAATGGCTTTACGAATGCGCAGGTGACAGCTGGCGGCATTGATACGTCCGAACTTACCCGGGGAACGCTGGAATCCAAGCGGGTGCCCGGGCTGTATTTGGCCGGCGAAGTGATGGATGTGGACGGAGATTTCGGCGGCTATAACCTGCAATGGGCCTGGAGTTCCGGATATGTGGCCGCCATGGCGATAGCTAAGTCCATTCAATAA
- a CDS encoding AbrB family transcriptional regulator, whose amino-acid sequence MNRMVEMERKVTKFGNSLGITMTDALKQIGLDQGDTVLIDINQSTGEIIIKKSTKVSLPHGISEDFMDSLADVINQYDQTLHGLKDR is encoded by the coding sequence ATGAATAGGATGGTTGAAATGGAACGAAAAGTCACTAAATTCGGAAACAGCTTAGGTATAACAATGACTGATGCACTAAAGCAAATAGGGCTAGATCAAGGGGATACCGTTCTTATCGACATAAACCAGTCCACTGGAGAAATTATTATAAAAAAGTCAACAAAGGTATCGCTTCCTCATGGAATTAGTGAAGATTTTATGGATTCTTTGGCAGATGTTATTAATCAATACGATCAGACCTTACATGGTCTCAAAGACAGATGA
- a CDS encoding NAD(P)/FAD-dependent oxidoreductase: protein MYKDQTSKHHELFIIGGGAAGLMAAVTARDQGIDTAIIESNDRLGKKIITTGNGRCNITNQSTATGTDEAAALSVKYHSNQAGFPIHVLRQFGVRQTIEFFSSLGLPFMSLENGRMYPMSLQAASVPGVFKLALEDRNVPVYYKHKVLDVAVSAGHPRFAITCQTETEEQVVYTSDYLFLCTGGLTAPKTGTDGSGYTLVQRLGHTMIHPVPGIVQLKLDYPYLKELSGIKFEGEAHVIVNNEVIRTESGEILFTDYGISGPPILQLSRKAAYNLGIGESVTLSVDLMPERTEEELIDFLEVHWGIFGHRTVADAFVGIVSKKLIPVLLKEAGIDQQLHLLCQDLTWKTKKIFYKLLKRWEFKITDTNSFTNAQTTAGGIDTTELIEGTLESKLVPGLYLAGEVMDVDGDCGGYNLQWAWSSGYVAAMALADRRARTT from the coding sequence ATGTATAAGGATCAGACTTCTAAGCACCACGAGCTGTTCATTATCGGTGGGGGTGCTGCAGGTCTAATGGCTGCAGTTACAGCGAGGGATCAAGGTATTGATACAGCCATTATTGAAAGCAATGACCGGCTCGGGAAGAAAATTATAACGACGGGTAACGGGCGTTGCAACATTACGAACCAATCCACCGCCACCGGTACGGATGAAGCAGCCGCTTTATCCGTCAAGTATCACAGCAATCAGGCAGGCTTCCCAATACATGTACTGCGGCAATTCGGTGTCCGCCAGACGATCGAATTTTTCTCTTCGCTCGGGCTTCCTTTTATGAGCCTGGAGAATGGCCGGATGTATCCGATGTCGCTGCAGGCGGCTTCGGTGCCGGGTGTGTTTAAGCTGGCGCTGGAGGATCGGAATGTTCCCGTATATTATAAACATAAAGTGCTCGATGTGGCCGTTTCGGCGGGACATCCCCGGTTCGCGATAACCTGCCAGACGGAGACAGAGGAACAGGTAGTGTATACCAGCGACTATCTTTTTCTATGTACCGGCGGCCTTACCGCTCCCAAAACAGGAACAGACGGCTCCGGTTATACGCTTGTCCAGCGTCTGGGGCACACCATGATCCACCCGGTGCCAGGCATTGTACAATTGAAGCTGGATTATCCGTATTTGAAGGAACTGTCGGGCATCAAATTTGAGGGAGAGGCTCATGTTATCGTAAACAATGAAGTCATCCGTACGGAGTCTGGCGAGATTCTTTTTACGGACTATGGGATCTCGGGCCCGCCTATCCTTCAGCTAAGCAGAAAGGCTGCGTATAATCTCGGCATAGGAGAATCCGTGACCCTGTCGGTCGATTTGATGCCGGAGCGCACGGAGGAAGAGTTAATTGATTTTCTGGAAGTCCACTGGGGGATCTTCGGACACCGGACAGTTGCCGATGCCTTCGTCGGTATCGTCAGCAAGAAACTGATTCCTGTGCTGCTGAAGGAAGCTGGAATTGATCAACAGCTGCATCTGCTGTGTCAGGATCTAACCTGGAAAACCAAGAAAATATTCTATAAACTATTGAAGCGTTGGGAATTTAAAATCACCGATACCAACAGCTTCACGAACGCCCAAACCACAGCCGGAGGCATCGATACAACGGAGCTCATCGAAGGAACGCTGGAATCTAAGCTGGTGCCGGGGCTCTATTTGGCCGGTGAGGTGATGGATGTAGACGGAGATTGCGGCGGCTATAACCTGCAATGGGCCTGGAGCTCCGGATACGTCGCCGCGATGGCGCTTGCGGACCGGCGTGCCCGGACCACGTAA
- a CDS encoding nitrous oxide-stimulated promoter family protein — MSRQAEKPLNDGPIIHKEKIIASKMIRIYCKKKHHKKELCEECRNLNEYVMKRLSYCKFGEEKTACAKCPIHCYTPVYRQKIKGVMRFSGPWMLLYHPLESIRHIPMPEKLKRPLSR; from the coding sequence ATGAGCAGACAGGCTGAGAAGCCACTGAACGATGGCCCTATCATCCACAAAGAAAAAATAATTGCTTCAAAAATGATCCGTATCTATTGCAAGAAAAAACATCATAAGAAGGAGCTCTGTGAGGAATGCCGGAATTTAAATGAGTATGTCATGAAAAGACTCTCCTACTGCAAATTTGGTGAAGAGAAAACCGCTTGTGCGAAGTGTCCGATTCATTGTTATACACCCGTCTACCGCCAGAAAATCAAGGGAGTTATGCGTTTCTCGGGACCCTGGATGCTGTTGTATCATCCATTAGAATCGATAAGGCATATCCCCATGCCGGAGAAGTTAAAAAGACCGCTGTCCCGATAG
- a CDS encoding polysaccharide lyase family 8 super-sandwich domain-containing protein, translated as MTGKMQSRIKRWICLVLVGLMISTLGFNYPVSADSSSQELAEMKLMKQRVVDFYISKDIINDGTNGRVEWTFKSQAGTYLSTQKADGSWSDVDYTSTASSANGRAWSPYLALDRMQSMAQAFADPKGPYYHDEAILAGIQKALDHWFKVKPTSTNWWETGIGKQLRLSKIALLCEGYLTAEQAANIVGTLDSKPNTIDGANSSWYNQNYMIRGLLLEDAQNVRSAVEAFNVLSAVTETLTGIQSDMSFFMHGKTNYTTGYGRSFARDMSFWAYVVSGTSFAYSQAAIDSLSSYVLDGTRYLVRGDVADLGMGMNGPEWPDYESSALTFYEDPLEWMQAANPKRADEFAVFLNNIRGIGTVSGNGLDANNMTQWQTLVSSHMRKDYGITVKMSSSTVKGGEMRTINPSGYNLLYWTPQGATAIQRTGDEYRTVYPLMDWNHVPGTTAPYVFTKENNFNNPKTFVGGVTNERYGATAFDFNKLSTSGKKGYFFFDDEMVALGAGITSTNAAPVHTTLNQSLAVGDVLVDGKAVADETLQVNGRWAYNDHTGYVFPDKTNFQVKQGTKTGKWSDVVTGSSTEPITKPVFSMWLDHGVKPVNASYQYIVLPGKTAGEVSSYAEASPISILANTPSVQAVRHRSLGIAEMLFYQPGTVTLREGLTVTVDKPSMVIVDESADPVRISVANPETPGITVNVTLNRNGEQTTTTYRLGKDTFTGRSMTLSEGASIDDRGYDLAYSKGAVASSSVGKQFASNATDLYRTSSWSSNASDDEWIYVDLQDQYMINKVRLHWEKAYGRSYKIQVSDDAATWKDIYATSMGDGGIDDISFGKTSARFVRMQGVQQGTGDGYSLAEFNVYEAVVPNLAEGMTVKASSSKAADVSVENAVDGSLTTRWGSNYADPQWIYVDLGASQPISKVMLHWESSYGKEYRIDVSDTLEDWKTVYSTSSGDGEIDEISVGPVNARYVRMYGTQRASKYGYSLWEFKVFGPETQETVPARVELAATPSSVVPGGKVSVMGAVYADGNLPLSGVDVELTAAEGSLEPAKVTTDVYGKFSTVFTAPSVPGDVSIVAVLPASPSVAGTINVSVEEEAVPVSARIELEATPASVTAGDKVSVTGTVYDGEELPLAGAAVSLMAASGSFVPALAVTDEHGRFSTVFTAPSAAGDVVITAVLTDNPSVTNKVTVSVSKAIPVPALIELQAAPSAVNTGNDVSITGIVLGSDNLPVSGLEVGLVASSGSLEPAHAVTDANGRFSAVFTAPTTPGEVTITAALSAYPSITGRINVSVNERSGGGNGGDPGGEAPVTPTVPVPPVIVGTLGEPDESPQSPVTPPVTGPSLTDIAGHWAEASIREAVRQGIITGYPNGSFQPNRNVTRAEFTVMLAKALKLQNTEAALSFKDSDRIGSWAKAAIGQAVDLGIIQGDNNSNFRPDAPVTRAEMAVMLARALRLAPAAHSAGFADDRDIPAWAVGAAAEMKKSGLMQGKGNNNFFPKAAATRAETVTVLLRMLAAQ; from the coding sequence ATGACTGGTAAGATGCAAAGCAGGATCAAAAGATGGATATGTCTCGTGCTGGTGGGTTTGATGATCTCGACCCTCGGGTTCAATTACCCTGTATCGGCGGATAGCTCATCGCAGGAGCTGGCTGAAATGAAGCTGATGAAGCAGCGGGTGGTGGATTTCTATATCTCCAAGGACATCATCAATGACGGAACCAATGGCCGGGTGGAATGGACTTTTAAATCACAGGCCGGAACTTATTTATCGACTCAAAAAGCGGATGGAAGCTGGAGCGATGTAGATTATACCAGTACGGCCTCCAGTGCCAACGGGCGGGCGTGGTCGCCTTACCTTGCGCTGGACCGGATGCAATCGATGGCCCAGGCTTTTGCAGATCCGAAGGGGCCTTACTATCACGATGAAGCCATATTAGCCGGTATTCAGAAAGCGCTGGATCACTGGTTCAAGGTCAAGCCGACCTCCACCAACTGGTGGGAGACCGGCATCGGGAAGCAACTGCGGCTTAGCAAAATTGCGCTGCTGTGCGAAGGCTATCTGACTGCGGAGCAGGCTGCCAATATTGTCGGCACGTTAGACAGCAAACCGAATACAATCGATGGAGCCAACTCGTCCTGGTACAATCAGAACTATATGATCCGCGGCTTATTGCTGGAGGATGCCCAGAATGTCCGCAGCGCTGTAGAGGCGTTTAACGTGCTCTCGGCGGTGACGGAGACGCTCACGGGAATCCAGTCTGACATGTCCTTTTTCATGCATGGGAAGACGAATTATACCACGGGCTACGGAAGAAGCTTCGCGAGAGATATGTCCTTCTGGGCTTATGTCGTCTCGGGCACAAGCTTCGCTTACAGCCAGGCGGCCATTGACTCGTTGTCCTCTTATGTGCTGGATGGAACCAGGTATCTGGTGAGAGGCGATGTTGCCGATCTGGGCATGGGGATGAACGGACCGGAGTGGCCGGATTATGAGAGCTCCGCGCTGACCTTCTATGAAGATCCGCTGGAGTGGATGCAGGCGGCTAACCCGAAGCGGGCGGATGAGTTCGCTGTTTTCCTGAATAATATCCGGGGTATTGGCACGGTCTCGGGCAATGGACTGGATGCGAACAATATGACGCAATGGCAGACCCTGGTCTCCTCTCATATGCGGAAGGATTACGGAATTACAGTGAAGATGTCGTCCAGCACGGTCAAGGGCGGCGAAATGAGAACCATTAACCCAAGCGGATACAACCTGCTCTACTGGACTCCGCAAGGCGCCACGGCTATCCAGAGAACCGGGGATGAGTATAGAACCGTGTACCCTCTGATGGACTGGAATCATGTTCCGGGAACAACAGCTCCCTACGTTTTCACGAAGGAGAATAACTTCAACAATCCGAAGACCTTTGTCGGCGGCGTAACCAATGAGCGGTACGGAGCCACGGCGTTTGACTTCAACAAGCTGAGTACCAGCGGGAAAAAGGGCTACTTCTTCTTCGATGATGAAATGGTCGCGCTGGGCGCAGGCATCACTTCAACAAATGCCGCTCCGGTCCATACCACGCTGAATCAGAGTCTGGCTGTAGGCGATGTGCTTGTAGACGGCAAAGCTGTTGCAGACGAAACGTTGCAGGTGAACGGACGCTGGGCGTATAACGATCATACCGGGTACGTGTTTCCGGACAAGACGAATTTCCAGGTGAAGCAGGGGACGAAGACCGGGAAATGGAGCGATGTGGTTACTGGCAGTTCTACGGAGCCCATCACTAAGCCGGTGTTCTCGATGTGGCTGGATCATGGCGTGAAGCCGGTCAATGCCTCTTATCAATACATCGTATTGCCGGGTAAAACCGCGGGAGAGGTTAGCAGTTACGCGGAAGCAAGTCCTATTAGTATTCTGGCGAATACACCGTCCGTTCAGGCGGTCCGGCACCGTTCGCTTGGCATTGCGGAAATGCTGTTCTATCAGCCGGGTACAGTCACGCTAAGAGAAGGACTGACCGTCACCGTGGATAAACCGTCGATGGTGATTGTGGATGAATCCGCGGACCCTGTCCGCATCTCGGTGGCGAATCCCGAAACGCCGGGAATTACCGTCAATGTAACGCTGAACCGGAACGGAGAACAGACCACAACCACGTACAGACTCGGCAAAGATACGTTTACCGGCCGGAGTATGACGCTGAGCGAGGGAGCTTCTATCGATGATAGAGGGTATGATCTGGCTTACAGTAAAGGTGCGGTGGCTTCCTCCAGCGTGGGCAAGCAATTTGCATCAAACGCTACAGATCTGTACAGAACCTCCAGTTGGAGCTCAAACGCTTCAGACGATGAATGGATTTATGTGGATCTGCAGGATCAATATATGATCAATAAGGTTAGACTGCATTGGGAGAAGGCGTACGGCAGAAGCTATAAAATTCAAGTATCTGATGATGCGGCCACCTGGAAGGATATTTATGCGACCTCGATGGGGGATGGCGGTATCGACGACATTTCTTTCGGTAAAACCAGTGCCAGATTCGTCCGCATGCAGGGCGTTCAACAGGGCACCGGAGACGGCTACTCGCTTGCAGAATTTAATGTCTATGAAGCGGTTGTCCCTAACCTTGCGGAAGGCATGACGGTAAAAGCAAGCTCGTCCAAAGCCGCCGATGTATCAGTGGAGAATGCGGTAGACGGCTCATTGACGACCCGCTGGGGGTCTAACTATGCCGATCCGCAGTGGATTTACGTTGACCTTGGCGCAAGCCAACCCATTTCCAAGGTTATGCTGCATTGGGAAAGCTCCTATGGGAAGGAATACCGGATCGATGTCTCCGATACGCTGGAGGATTGGAAGACAGTATATAGTACGTCCAGCGGAGACGGTGAAATTGACGAGATCTCCGTAGGTCCGGTGAATGCCAGATATGTGCGGATGTATGGAACTCAGAGAGCAAGCAAATACGGATACTCGCTCTGGGAATTTAAAGTCTTTGGACCAGAGACGCAGGAAACTGTTCCTGCCCGGGTTGAGCTTGCGGCAACGCCATCTTCGGTGGTGCCTGGAGGCAAAGTATCCGTTATGGGGGCCGTCTACGCCGATGGCAATCTTCCGTTATCCGGTGTAGATGTTGAACTCACAGCAGCCGAGGGAAGCCTTGAGCCTGCAAAAGTTACTACAGATGTGTACGGCAAGTTCAGTACGGTCTTTACCGCACCGTCTGTCCCTGGAGATGTCTCCATTGTAGCCGTACTGCCGGCAAGTCCATCCGTAGCAGGGACGATTAACGTGTCTGTAGAAGAAGAGGCCGTGCCTGTATCTGCCCGGATCGAGCTTGAGGCCACACCGGCCTCCGTAACCGCTGGAGACAAAGTGTCCGTTACGGGAACCGTCTATGACGGTGAAGAGCTTCCGTTAGCAGGCGCTGCGGTCAGTCTTATGGCAGCATCAGGAAGCTTTGTGCCTGCCCTTGCGGTAACGGATGAGCACGGCCGGTTCAGCACGGTCTTTACGGCACCGTCCGCAGCCGGGGATGTGGTCATTACGGCTGTACTGACTGACAATCCTTCCGTGACGAATAAGGTTACCGTCTCTGTAAGCAAGGCCATACCAGTTCCTGCCCTTATTGAACTTCAGGCGGCACCTTCTGCCGTGAATACCGGAAATGACGTATCCATTACAGGAATCGTCTTGGGCAGCGACAATCTTCCGGTCTCCGGACTTGAAGTCGGACTCGTGGCATCCTCGGGCAGCCTTGAGCCTGCTCATGCTGTAACGGACGCAAACGGCCGGTTCAGCGCGGTCTTTACGGCACCGACCACACCTGGAGAAGTGACGATTACGGCAGCTTTGAGTGCGTATCCGTCCATTACAGGAAGAATTAACGTCTCGGTTAACGAGCGTTCGGGCGGCGGAAACGGCGGCGATCCCGGAGGCGAAGCGCCAGTGACACCGACAGTACCAGTGCCGCCGGTTATTGTTGGAACATTGGGTGAGCCGGATGAGAGCCCGCAATCCCCGGTTACTCCTCCGGTGACTGGTCCATCCCTCACAGATATTGCCGGCCATTGGGCCGAAGCCAGTATCCGGGAAGCTGTCCGGCAGGGCATCATTACAGGTTATCCGAACGGCTCGTTCCAGCCTAACCGTAACGTGACCCGTGCTGAATTCACGGTGATGCTGGCAAAGGCACTGAAGCTTCAGAACACAGAAGCAGCGTTATCCTTCAAGGACAGTGACCGTATTGGTTCGTGGGCTAAGGCAGCCATTGGGCAAGCGGTAGACCTGGGAATCATCCAAGGGGATAACAACAGCAATTTCCGCCCGGATGCGCCTGTAACCAGAGCGGAAATGGCTGTCATGCTGGCAAGAGCATTACGCCTTGCTCCCGCTGCGCATTCCGCTGGATTCGCGGATGACCGCGATATCCCGGCCTGGGCAGTTGGAGCAGCAGCCGAGATGAAGAAGTCAGGATTGATGCAGGGTAAGGGCAACAACAACTTCTTCCCGAAAGCTGCCGCAACGCGGGCAGAGACCGTCACAGTTCTGCTCAGAATGCTGGCAGCCCAGTAA
- a CDS encoding glycoside hydrolase family 130 protein: MKIIRSAHNPLIEARDVAPSRPDFRVLGAFNAGVAQLQEETILLLRVAEAPISDRADEVLVPRLNEAGTEVQVERYDKNDPGYDFADSRFVAKDGQTVMLTSLSHLRVARSRDGVHFEVEPQPALFPEHPLEAWGIEDPRVTQIGDTYYITYSAASARGVGVGLAETRDFRTFKRRGLMLPPENKDVMIFPEKINGKYYALHRPVPKSFGAPEMWITESPDLDHWGNHRFLMGLGEQGWDSARMGGGAVPIRTPQGWLALYHGADSSHRYCMGAVLLDLEDPSRVIARSRVPVLEPEASYEVNGFFGKVVFSCGALLLDQTVRMYYGAADEVMAVADIPLQDILDTLV; this comes from the coding sequence ATGAAAATAATACGCAGCGCGCATAATCCTCTGATCGAAGCCCGGGATGTTGCCCCCTCCCGTCCCGATTTCCGGGTGCTGGGCGCGTTCAATGCAGGCGTGGCGCAGTTACAGGAGGAGACGATCCTCTTGCTGCGCGTTGCCGAAGCGCCAATATCAGACCGGGCGGACGAGGTGCTTGTTCCCCGGTTGAATGAAGCAGGGACGGAGGTGCAGGTAGAACGTTATGACAAGAACGATCCGGGCTATGATTTCGCCGACTCGCGCTTCGTCGCCAAGGATGGACAGACGGTGATGCTCACCTCCTTGTCCCATCTCCGGGTAGCACGGAGCCGGGATGGCGTTCATTTCGAGGTCGAGCCGCAGCCGGCCCTGTTCCCGGAGCATCCTCTGGAGGCCTGGGGGATCGAAGATCCGCGGGTGACCCAGATCGGGGACACCTATTACATCACTTACAGCGCGGCCTCCGCGCGCGGTGTTGGTGTCGGGCTGGCGGAGACCCGCGATTTCCGGACCTTCAAGCGGCGCGGGCTGATGCTGCCTCCCGAGAATAAGGATGTTATGATTTTCCCGGAGAAAATCAACGGCAAATACTACGCGCTGCATCGTCCGGTGCCGAAGTCCTTCGGCGCGCCCGAGATGTGGATCACGGAATCGCCTGACCTCGACCATTGGGGGAACCACCGCTTCCTGATGGGACTCGGCGAACAGGGCTGGGACTCGGCCCGCATGGGCGGCGGGGCGGTTCCGATCCGCACGCCGCAGGGCTGGCTGGCGCTGTACCATGGTGCGGACAGCAGCCACCGCTACTGTATGGGGGCGGTGCTGCTGGATCTGGAGGACCCGTCCCGGGTCATTGCGAGATCGCGTGTCCCGGTGCTGGAGCCGGAAGCTTCCTATGAGGTGAACGGATTCTTCGGCAAGGTCGTGTTCTCCTGCGGCGCGTTGCTGCTGGACCAGACAGTCCGTATGTATTACGGCGCGGCAGATGAAGTGATGGCTGTGGCGGACATCCCGCTTCAGGATATATTAGATACTCTTGTGTAA
- a CDS encoding type II toxin-antitoxin system death-on-curing family toxin, giving the protein MIQTRYLSVQEVIAINLAMIQRYSPGEQVGVKEPGLLESAVLRPQSSAFEEDAYPTIFEKAAALFESLGQNHPFHNANKRTAFTALVIFLSYNDLFFNMDVKKAEDFTVDMVNHKYELQALTKLIKAHCVAGKI; this is encoded by the coding sequence ATGATTCAAACCCGTTATTTATCCGTCCAAGAAGTCATAGCCATTAATCTCGCAATGATTCAACGCTATAGTCCCGGTGAACAAGTTGGTGTAAAAGAGCCGGGACTGCTCGAATCTGCTGTCCTTCGCCCACAATCTTCAGCTTTTGAAGAAGATGCTTACCCTACCATTTTTGAAAAAGCCGCCGCTTTGTTCGAGTCACTGGGTCAAAACCATCCGTTTCACAATGCAAATAAACGTACTGCTTTCACAGCACTTGTTATTTTCCTAAGCTATAATGACTTGTTCTTTAATATGGATGTCAAAAAAGCAGAAGACTTCACTGTTGATATGGTTAACCATAAATATGAACTTCAAGCATTAACTAAACTTATTAAAGCACACTGTGTCGCTGGAAAAATATAA